The following are encoded in a window of Nitrospirota bacterium genomic DNA:
- a CDS encoding MFS transporter, whose translation MTMSRSFTLLCTVGVFCFISYNMVRMPVLALFAESLGASPERIGLIVSVSTLTGVFLKLPSGALSDIYGRRFLLQIGVVAFGLPPFLYPWVTDLDVLTTLRFFHGLATAIFAPSALATVADLYRERRGAALGTYTASTQSGALLGPFIGGYLIYASGFSSAFMTAGIFGCIAIAIFYSLRLTPPPHRVQEKGMAPLMAEMWKGFRVVAKNRKVLITSSTDAAKMIANGALMAFLPLYGVSAGLNPGEVGLLFTVQALTSLVSKPIMGRVSDSIGRQPLIVIGLIVCAATFVCIPQVSMFWLLLMLSAGFGFGEAIVSSSSSALVADSSEFKGLGAGMGMQGTIGDIGHAAGPLLAGVLIAQLNYANAFAIIAGLQLVAASIFWVMMRRT comes from the coding sequence ATGACGATGTCACGCAGCTTTACGTTGCTCTGCACCGTCGGCGTGTTCTGCTTTATCAGCTATAACATGGTCCGGATGCCGGTGCTGGCGCTGTTCGCAGAATCGCTGGGAGCCAGTCCAGAGCGGATCGGGCTCATCGTGTCGGTCTCCACCCTTACAGGCGTGTTCCTCAAACTGCCGTCAGGAGCACTGTCAGACATCTATGGCCGGCGGTTCCTCTTACAGATCGGTGTGGTGGCCTTCGGGCTCCCTCCGTTTCTCTACCCCTGGGTGACAGACCTGGATGTTCTAACCACCTTGAGGTTTTTTCATGGGCTGGCCACCGCCATCTTTGCGCCGAGTGCATTGGCGACCGTCGCTGATCTCTACCGAGAACGACGGGGCGCCGCGCTCGGCACCTATACAGCCTCGACGCAGTCCGGCGCTTTGCTCGGACCCTTTATCGGCGGCTATTTGATCTATGCGTCGGGGTTCTCCTCTGCTTTCATGACCGCCGGGATATTCGGTTGCATCGCCATTGCCATCTTCTACAGCCTGCGCCTCACACCGCCCCCTCATCGTGTTCAGGAGAAGGGGATGGCTCCTCTAATGGCGGAGATGTGGAAGGGATTCAGGGTGGTGGCCAAGAATCGCAAGGTGCTCATTACCAGTTCGACCGACGCGGCCAAGATGATTGCGAATGGGGCCTTGATGGCATTTCTTCCCCTCTACGGGGTTTCAGCAGGGTTGAACCCGGGGGAAGTCGGCCTGTTGTTTACGGTTCAGGCCCTTACGTCGCTTGTTTCCAAGCCGATTATGGGCCGGGTGTCTGATAGCATCGGGCGTCAGCCGCTGATCGTCATCGGGCTCATAGTCTGTGCTGCGACCTTCGTCTGCATCCCCCAAGTCTCGATGTTTTGGTTGTTACTGATGCTGTCGGCAGGATTCGGATTTGGCGAGGCCATTGTTTCCTCCTCCTCGTCCGCGTTGGTCGCGGACAGCTCCGAGTTCAAGGGGCTCGGGGCCGGGATGGGTATGCAAGGGACGATTGGAGATATCGGACACGCTGCCGGGCCGCTCCTAGCAGGGGTCCTGATAGCGCAACTGAACTATGCCAACGCCTTTGCCATCATCGCCGGCCTGCAACTCGTCGCGGCATCGATTTTCTGGGTGATGATGAGGCGGACGTAG
- a CDS encoding riboflavin synthase, with translation MFTGIVEELGAIVSIDRTLAGTRMSILASTVMADLKIGDSISVNGTCLTVVNKNEHNFSVEVSPETLSVTTLGTLTAGAPLNLERAMKLNERLGGHLVAGHVDGLGTVRSRQQDGNAILLVIEAPSEILRHCIVKGSVTVDGISLTINQVTDRGFTVSIIPHTANMTTLGLKQIGDQVNLESDLIGKYVERLLQERGQLPSKPSPVIDKDYLKKHGLL, from the coding sequence ATGTTCACAGGCATTGTGGAAGAACTCGGTGCCATCGTCTCAATCGACAGGACCCTTGCCGGAACGAGGATGTCGATCCTTGCCTCAACCGTGATGGCTGATCTCAAAATCGGAGACAGCATCAGTGTGAATGGCACTTGTTTGACGGTGGTGAATAAGAATGAGCACAATTTCTCCGTGGAGGTCTCTCCCGAAACTCTGTCCGTGACCACCCTTGGGACACTTACGGCCGGTGCGCCGCTGAATCTGGAGCGGGCGATGAAACTCAACGAACGACTCGGGGGGCACCTCGTGGCCGGTCACGTGGACGGCCTTGGGACGGTCCGCAGCCGCCAACAAGATGGGAATGCAATATTATTGGTAATCGAAGCCCCATCGGAGATTCTGCGTCACTGCATCGTGAAGGGATCTGTCACCGTGGACGGCATCAGCTTGACGATCAACCAGGTGACAGATCGTGGGTTCACCGTGTCGATTATTCCACACACGGCGAATATGACCACTCTGGGCCTGAAGCAGATCGGTGACCAGGTTAATCTGGAATCAGATTTGATCGGGAAATATGTCGAACGCCTGTTGCAGGAACGGGGACAGCTTCCCTCCAAACCGTCCCCCGTCATCGACAAGGATTATCTCAAAAAACACGGCCTCCTCTAG
- a CDS encoding acylphosphatase codes for MAEPIEPAALRAKLLVRGKVQGVGYRAFAARVAAQRGLCGGVRNLGDGRVELDVEGPKEQILILIEDAKTGPPASRVTAVDVEWSPATGRFSDFQVWY; via the coding sequence ATGGCCGAACCGATTGAACCAGCAGCTCTCCGGGCGAAGCTGCTTGTGAGAGGTAAAGTCCAAGGGGTCGGGTATCGAGCGTTTGCGGCGCGCGTCGCAGCGCAACGAGGACTCTGCGGAGGTGTCAGGAATCTCGGTGATGGCCGGGTCGAGCTTGACGTTGAGGGCCCCAAAGAGCAAATCCTGATTCTGATCGAAGACGCTAAGACCGGGCCTCCTGCGTCGCGGGTGACAGCGGTCGACGTGGAGTGGAGTCCGGCGACAGGACGATTTTCAGATTTCCAGGTGTGGTACTGA
- a CDS encoding DUF2490 domain-containing protein produces the protein MGKNDSRHEQGWCSRLKRVLIGVATWSLLAGAGSEVLASENTQQDFRLWAPVYLTVPLSTSFLGYAEVNPRFGDDVSQLDQLILRTAVGYKLNDRWSVWQGYAWSTVYYKANDQPDFTGEQRIYQQLSYKDKLPFLETFPFVKLLSRSRLEERWIQHVSDTAFRARTMLRVDVPLPMIPSWSFVTYDEIFVNLNGVSGGPEAGFDQNRFFIGFNREFIKQFNVDLGYQMQIINTRKEEMVNQINNMILIQLWINL, from the coding sequence ATGGGGAAAAACGACTCACGTCACGAACAGGGATGGTGCTCAAGACTCAAGCGTGTATTAATTGGAGTGGCGACATGGAGTCTCCTGGCCGGGGCCGGGTCGGAGGTCCTCGCCAGCGAAAACACGCAGCAGGACTTCCGACTGTGGGCGCCGGTCTATCTGACCGTTCCACTCTCGACGTCTTTTCTCGGGTACGCGGAAGTCAACCCGCGATTCGGGGACGACGTATCGCAACTGGATCAACTGATTCTTCGTACAGCCGTTGGCTACAAGCTGAACGATCGTTGGTCCGTATGGCAGGGATATGCGTGGAGCACCGTCTACTATAAGGCCAACGATCAGCCCGATTTTACCGGGGAACAACGCATCTATCAGCAGCTGTCGTATAAGGACAAGCTGCCATTCCTCGAAACATTTCCATTCGTAAAACTTCTCAGCCGCTCCCGACTGGAAGAACGATGGATACAGCATGTGAGCGACACTGCCTTTCGCGCCAGAACGATGTTACGCGTGGATGTCCCACTGCCGATGATTCCCAGCTGGTCCTTCGTGACGTACGATGAAATTTTCGTCAACCTGAATGGGGTCAGTGGCGGTCCCGAGGCAGGATTCGACCAAAACCGGTTCTTCATCGGCTTTAATCGGGAGTTCATAAAACAATTCAATGTGGATCTGGGCTACCAAATGCAGATCATCAATACCCGTAAAGAAGAGATGGTCAATCAAATAAATAACATGATCCTTATACAGCTCTGGATTAATTTGTAG
- the ald gene encoding alanine dehydrogenase, which translates to MVIGVPKEIKDHEYRVSVTPDGARALRQAGHEVLVEQSAGAGSGYADREYQQVGATIAQSKPQVFQQAECIVKVKEPLLSECPLFRPGQVLFTYLHLASFPELTKALLDSRILAIARETVEAKDGSLPMLKPMSEIAGRMSVQVGAHYLEKTQGGRGLLLGGVPGVEPARVVVLGAGVVGSAATRIAVGMGALVTVINLDVDRLRYLDDQYHGRIVTLASTTVAIEQAVLAADLVIGAVLVPGALAPKLVSRQLVARMKPGSVIVDVAVDQGGCFETTKPTTHSDPVYEVDGVLHYCVANIPGIVPRTSTEALMNATLPYLLRLATEGVDATVRADAGFAKGVNLADGKVTCRAVAESHGLRFDPLM; encoded by the coding sequence ATGGTCATCGGAGTGCCAAAAGAGATCAAGGATCACGAGTATCGTGTCAGTGTCACACCCGATGGAGCACGGGCGTTACGTCAGGCAGGGCACGAGGTGTTGGTGGAACAATCTGCCGGTGCCGGCAGTGGATATGCTGATAGAGAGTATCAACAGGTGGGTGCGACCATCGCACAATCGAAGCCGCAGGTCTTTCAGCAAGCAGAGTGTATCGTCAAAGTGAAGGAACCCCTGCTGTCGGAGTGCCCCTTGTTTCGTCCAGGCCAGGTGCTCTTTACCTATCTTCATCTGGCTTCGTTCCCGGAGCTGACGAAAGCCTTGCTCGACAGCAGAATCCTCGCGATTGCCCGCGAAACCGTCGAAGCGAAGGACGGCAGTCTTCCCATGCTGAAGCCGATGAGCGAGATCGCCGGTCGCATGTCGGTACAAGTCGGAGCGCACTATTTGGAAAAAACGCAAGGAGGGCGCGGTCTGCTGCTGGGAGGAGTGCCCGGTGTTGAGCCGGCGCGGGTGGTCGTGCTTGGCGCCGGCGTAGTCGGGAGTGCAGCAACACGCATCGCTGTGGGCATGGGCGCCCTGGTGACGGTGATCAATCTGGATGTGGACCGATTGCGGTATTTGGATGATCAGTATCATGGGCGGATTGTTACGTTGGCTTCGACGACAGTGGCTATTGAGCAGGCAGTGCTCGCAGCCGATCTTGTGATCGGAGCGGTTTTGGTTCCCGGCGCCCTTGCGCCCAAGCTTGTGTCTCGCCAACTGGTTGCCAGGATGAAACCTGGTTCTGTGATTGTGGATGTGGCTGTGGATCAAGGCGGCTGCTTCGAAACCACGAAACCCACGACCCATTCGGATCCGGTCTATGAGGTAGACGGGGTGCTGCACTATTGTGTGGCAAACATACCGGGCATTGTTCCCCGAACTTCGACGGAAGCCCTCATGAACGCGACTCTTCCGTATCTGCTCCGACTGGCAACAGAAGGGGTCGATGCCACGGTGCGAGCCGATGCGGGCTTCGCCAAAGGCGTGAATCTCGCTGATGGAAAAGTCACATGCCGAGCGGTGGCGGAATCCCATGGCTTGCGTTTCGACCCTCTGATGTAA
- the queC gene encoding 7-cyano-7-deazaguanine synthase QueC, which yields MRPTSHRTVVLASGGLDSTVTAAIAKQEGCELFFLTIAYGQRHAVEVDRARQVAAALGVANHLVINLDLHAIGGSALTGPAAVPKDRASKERRQSIPVTYVPGRNLIFLSIAAAHAEVVGATSIYFGANVLDYSGYPDCQPEFIRAFEAVAKEGTKAGREGIPLHVKAPLLMLTKEEIIRQGIELHVPFHLTHSCYDPVGDQACGRCDSCLIRLEGFAKAGVVDPIAYAITSGC from the coding sequence ATGAGGCCAACAAGTCATCGAACGGTCGTCTTGGCGAGTGGAGGGCTGGATTCTACCGTCACTGCAGCCATAGCCAAGCAGGAGGGTTGTGAGCTCTTCTTCCTCACGATTGCCTACGGCCAACGCCATGCAGTGGAGGTAGATCGAGCCAGGCAGGTTGCAGCCGCCTTGGGCGTGGCGAATCATCTGGTGATCAATCTGGACCTTCACGCCATCGGCGGGTCGGCGCTCACCGGGCCAGCGGCCGTGCCCAAGGACCGAGCAAGCAAAGAGCGTCGCCAGAGCATTCCTGTCACATATGTGCCGGGACGGAACCTCATCTTTCTCTCGATTGCGGCAGCGCATGCGGAGGTCGTGGGAGCGACTTCCATCTATTTTGGTGCAAACGTGCTCGACTATTCCGGTTATCCCGACTGTCAGCCTGAGTTCATTCGTGCGTTTGAAGCCGTGGCAAAAGAGGGGACAAAAGCCGGACGAGAAGGGATCCCCCTCCATGTCAAAGCCCCCTTGCTGATGCTGACGAAAGAGGAAATCATCCGGCAAGGGATTGAGCTACATGTCCCGTTTCATTTGACCCATAGTTGTTACGATCCGGTGGGGGATCAGGCTTGCGGACGGTGCGATAGTTGTCTGATCCGGCTGGAAGGATTTGCGAAGGCTGGGGTTGTGGATCCCATCGCCTATGCGATAACCTCAGGATGTTGA
- a CDS encoding hemerythrin domain-containing protein, with the protein MGQPAKENRGLLTEFLLADHRRLDGLFQAAVAQPGTIDDRAYAQFRAGLLRHIGMEEKILLPAAQRQRGGKPLPIAAKLRLDHGALASLLMPTPTAAILAAIQNILVDHNVLEEGADGLYETCDALAGPEAESTLAALRAAPEVTVMPYNDSPAVMNAVRRALERAGYHLREQDP; encoded by the coding sequence ATGGGGCAACCAGCGAAAGAGAACAGGGGGCTGCTCACGGAATTTCTACTCGCAGACCACCGGCGGCTCGACGGGCTGTTCCAAGCGGCAGTGGCTCAGCCCGGAACGATTGATGACCGCGCCTACGCCCAATTCCGTGCAGGGCTCCTCCGGCATATCGGCATGGAAGAGAAGATTCTTTTACCTGCCGCCCAGCGCCAGCGCGGGGGGAAACCTCTTCCCATTGCTGCCAAGCTCCGGCTCGATCATGGAGCCCTTGCCTCGTTACTCATGCCGACGCCGACAGCCGCAATACTGGCAGCAATCCAAAACATTCTCGTGGATCACAACGTGCTGGAGGAAGGAGCGGACGGGTTGTATGAAACCTGTGATGCGCTGGCCGGCCCGGAAGCAGAATCAACCCTGGCCGCTCTCCGTGCCGCACCGGAAGTGACCGTGATGCCTTACAACGACAGTCCTGCAGTCATGAATGCCGTTCGCCGTGCGTTAGAGCGGGCGGGGTATCACCTCCGCGAGCAAGATCCGTAG
- a CDS encoding rRNA pseudouridine synthase, which translates to MAHKPAASKRLTVDRLLSKHGIASRSASQEWIRAGRVRINGRIIRDPATWVLWPRDAVSIDDRPIHDSVKRFILFHKPKGVITTHSDEKGRKTVFDELPADLGYMHAVGRLDQATSGLLLLTNDSSLSSYLTNPINKVRRTYLVSVRGAFTETQAAEAVVGVVDAGERLQCHSVKIQKQSGRESHLEVVLIQGKNREIRRLFKALGHEVTRLRRVQYGPFKLEDLRLGAWREIPIEGVRKALSGG; encoded by the coding sequence ATGGCACATAAACCCGCTGCGTCTAAACGTCTCACAGTGGATCGGTTGCTTTCGAAGCATGGAATCGCCTCACGGAGCGCAAGCCAGGAATGGATTCGTGCAGGGCGAGTCCGTATCAATGGTCGAATTATACGCGATCCGGCCACGTGGGTCTTGTGGCCAAGAGATGCTGTCTCGATCGATGACCGACCGATTCATGACTCGGTCAAACGATTTATCCTCTTTCATAAACCGAAAGGGGTGATCACAACGCACAGTGACGAAAAGGGCCGCAAAACAGTCTTCGATGAACTGCCGGCAGACCTGGGCTATATGCATGCAGTCGGGAGACTCGATCAGGCGACCAGTGGACTCCTCCTGCTCACGAACGATTCGTCTCTATCAAGCTATCTCACGAATCCGATCAATAAAGTAAGGAGGACCTACCTGGTCTCAGTGCGTGGAGCATTCACTGAGACACAGGCCGCAGAGGCCGTAGTCGGAGTGGTCGATGCTGGCGAGCGACTCCAGTGCCACAGCGTGAAGATTCAGAAGCAGTCCGGACGAGAATCACATCTGGAAGTGGTTCTGATACAGGGGAAAAACCGTGAAATCCGAAGACTGTTCAAGGCATTGGGGCACGAAGTGACTAGACTCAGGCGCGTTCAATATGGTCCCTTCAAACTGGAAGATCTCCGGCTAGGCGCATGGCGCGAGATCCCGATCGAGGGCGTGAGGAAGGCGCTTTCAGGTGGATAA
- a CDS encoding adenine phosphoribosyltransferase, whose protein sequence is MTTVNYHALVREVPDFPKPGILFYDITTLLKDARALSSIADELTAYYHGQRITKVIGIESRGFIFAGVLANRLNAGFVPVRKPGKLPADCFEVKYSLEYGTNSLAIHRDAIAVGERVLIVDDLLATGGTAAATVSLVRQLGGEIAGLDFLVELQGLKGREKLVGYPIHSTIFYP, encoded by the coding sequence ATGACCACCGTCAATTACCACGCCCTCGTTCGCGAAGTCCCCGACTTCCCAAAGCCAGGCATTCTCTTCTATGACATCACCACGTTGCTCAAAGATGCCCGCGCCTTGTCGTCGATCGCCGATGAATTGACCGCCTATTATCATGGACAGCGGATCACTAAGGTCATCGGCATTGAATCACGTGGGTTCATTTTCGCGGGGGTCCTGGCGAACCGGTTGAACGCCGGATTCGTCCCGGTCCGGAAACCCGGCAAGTTGCCCGCCGACTGCTTTGAAGTCAAATACAGCCTCGAGTACGGTACAAACTCCCTTGCCATCCACCGTGATGCGATCGCGGTGGGAGAACGGGTGCTGATCGTAGATGACTTGCTTGCGACAGGGGGCACGGCAGCCGCGACTGTATCGCTCGTTCGGCAGTTGGGCGGCGAAATCGCCGGGCTCGACTTTCTTGTGGAACTCCAGGGCCTAAAGGGTCGAGAGAAACTGGTCGGCTACCCCATCCATTCAACTATCTTCTATCCCTAG
- a CDS encoding cytochrome c, translating into MISDTDSMKITMPKRFQIGVWLLGLGLLVACDSSQPTQAVVGGPVPTEFQAGETTFNANCAACHGNQAAGTDHGPPLVHKVYEPNHHGDQAFQRAAANGVQAHHWQFGNMPKIESVTPGDVDQIVKYVRWLQRQAGIQ; encoded by the coding sequence ATGATCAGCGATACTGATTCTATGAAGATCACGATGCCAAAAAGATTTCAGATCGGAGTATGGTTGCTGGGGCTTGGCCTGCTCGTGGCCTGCGATTCCTCGCAGCCAACACAAGCAGTCGTGGGAGGTCCTGTGCCAACCGAGTTCCAAGCTGGCGAAACCACGTTCAACGCAAATTGTGCGGCCTGTCATGGGAATCAAGCGGCGGGAACGGACCACGGGCCTCCGCTCGTGCATAAGGTCTACGAGCCGAACCATCACGGCGATCAAGCCTTCCAACGGGCTGCGGCCAATGGCGTCCAGGCGCACCATTGGCAATTCGGCAATATGCCCAAGATCGAAAGCGTGACCCCCGGGGATGTCGATCAGATCGTGAAGTATGTACGCTGGCTCCAACGTCAGGCAGGCATTCAATAG
- the ribD gene encoding bifunctional diaminohydroxyphosphoribosylaminopyrimidine deaminase/5-amino-6-(5-phosphoribosylamino)uracil reductase RibD yields MTLALRLAAKGRGKTSPNPMVGALVVRDGRIVGRGYHHGPGKPHAEILALNQAGRRAKGATLYVTLEPCCHLLKRTPPCVPAIIRSGVRQVVVAMADPNRQVKGRGIVALRRAGIAVTTDVAQEKASQLNRWYSHWATTGLPYVILKAGMTLDGKIATAKGESRWITGRPARQDAHRRRSLVDAVVIGVGTVLNDNPTLTARLSDRPLKFAPRQPLRVVLDSCLRTPSTAKVCAKQGRAKTLIATTSRASRPRRRSVERAGVEVVAISAKKGRVSFSALLKVLGKRGITSLLIEGGSTMNASALREKLVNHVVLYLAPTLMGGQDAKAMIGDRGPTRLAQVLKLRHVSVRRTGNDLVVEGDL; encoded by the coding sequence ATGACCCTGGCCCTTCGTCTCGCGGCGAAGGGCCGGGGCAAGACCAGCCCGAATCCGATGGTCGGGGCCCTCGTCGTCAGGGACGGCCGTATCGTCGGCCGTGGGTATCACCACGGTCCGGGGAAGCCCCACGCAGAAATTCTTGCACTCAATCAAGCTGGGCGACGCGCCAAGGGTGCGACGCTCTATGTCACGCTCGAACCCTGTTGCCATCTCCTCAAACGAACCCCACCCTGTGTGCCGGCCATCATTCGATCAGGCGTGCGGCAGGTGGTGGTGGCTATGGCTGACCCCAATCGTCAGGTCAAAGGACGGGGGATTGTTGCTCTGCGCCGGGCTGGGATTGCTGTGACGACGGACGTTGCACAAGAGAAAGCCTCACAGCTGAATCGCTGGTACAGTCACTGGGCAACGACCGGTCTTCCCTACGTGATCCTCAAAGCCGGGATGACATTGGATGGAAAGATAGCCACGGCGAAGGGAGAGTCGCGATGGATTACCGGTCGGCCCGCGCGGCAGGATGCGCATCGACGCAGGAGTCTGGTGGATGCAGTCGTCATCGGGGTCGGCACCGTGCTCAATGATAATCCCACGTTGACGGCTCGACTGTCCGACCGGCCGCTCAAGTTCGCGCCTCGGCAACCGTTACGCGTCGTGCTCGATAGCTGCCTCAGGACGCCATCGACGGCGAAGGTCTGTGCTAAGCAGGGCCGGGCAAAGACATTGATCGCGACCACGAGCCGTGCCTCCCGTCCACGCCGTCGTTCAGTTGAACGGGCCGGAGTGGAAGTTGTAGCCATTTCGGCAAAAAAAGGGCGCGTTTCGTTTTCAGCTTTGCTGAAGGTCTTAGGCAAGCGGGGAATCACTTCTCTGCTTATCGAGGGGGGCAGCACAATGAATGCCTCGGCCCTACGGGAGAAACTCGTCAATCACGTCGTTCTGTATCTTGCGCCTACTCTGATGGGAGGGCAGGATGCCAAGGCGATGATCGGAGACCGGGGTCCGACGCGCTTGGCCCAGGTGCTGAAATTGCGCCATGTATCGGTTCGCCGGACCGGGAATGATCTGGTTGTGGAAGGAGATCTGTGA
- a CDS encoding TraR/DksA family transcriptional regulator, translating into MATKTPAKKKPVAKTKVRAKLAKPASKPKHDPVVVVPKPVSMAVSPLAARPKESAKEREDRERRRQVLHQMLMRKRQEILKEIEGSLGQSLIEDKQRRLESARDVGDQALMDLDRELGISLMEMRNRRRQAIDEALTRLNEGTYGICAECGVEISERRLDAVPFAKLCVECQSKEELLEKIEREEDRD; encoded by the coding sequence ATGGCAACAAAGACCCCTGCCAAGAAAAAACCAGTGGCAAAGACCAAGGTGCGGGCGAAGCTTGCAAAGCCGGCGAGTAAACCAAAGCACGATCCGGTTGTAGTCGTCCCAAAACCTGTCAGCATGGCAGTCTCTCCCCTGGCTGCCAGACCAAAAGAATCGGCGAAAGAACGCGAGGACCGGGAGCGCCGCCGCCAAGTCCTCCATCAGATGTTGATGCGGAAACGCCAGGAGATTCTCAAAGAGATCGAAGGCAGTCTGGGCCAATCTCTCATTGAAGATAAACAACGGCGGCTTGAATCCGCACGTGACGTCGGCGATCAAGCCCTCATGGATCTGGATCGCGAGCTGGGCATTTCTTTAATGGAAATGCGCAATCGCCGCCGGCAGGCCATCGACGAAGCATTGACGAGGCTCAACGAAGGCACCTATGGTATCTGCGCGGAGTGCGGTGTAGAGATCAGCGAGCGGAGATTGGACGCCGTCCCGTTTGCGAAACTCTGTGTCGAGTGTCAATCGAAAGAAGAGCTGCTGGAAAAAATCGAGCGAGAAGAAGATCGCGATTAG
- a CDS encoding sigma-70 family RNA polymerase sigma factor yields MAREGEELHDLSEARRHFVDSEEEDIAAPPGLDEPLIGEEKPNRRAEGLDTLKCYLREIRHSTLLTFKQEQQLGKRVMAGDEKARQQMIESNLRLVISIGKRYMHRGFPFSDVIEEGNLGLIKAVEKFNYKRGFRFSTYASWWIRQYIERAIINQGKLVRLPVHVVERLNRYLAKTEQLVQELGREPTASEVATRMKTTNETVLDLRQVVRTTCSLDSPISESGDTFLRDVIEDPSCVSPADTAEGVMRRAEMMEWVQELPEKEQTVIMSRFGLDGSEAKTLEEIGREMGLTRERVRQIEMAALARLRHTIERRTMTQSDLL; encoded by the coding sequence ATGGCGCGAGAAGGCGAAGAGTTGCACGATCTGAGCGAAGCGCGCCGACACTTCGTCGATTCTGAGGAAGAGGATATTGCCGCGCCTCCTGGACTAGACGAGCCGCTGATCGGAGAAGAAAAACCGAATCGCCGCGCGGAAGGATTGGATACTCTCAAGTGCTATTTGCGCGAGATCCGTCATTCGACCCTACTGACCTTTAAACAGGAACAGCAGTTAGGCAAGCGGGTCATGGCGGGGGATGAGAAGGCCCGTCAACAGATGATCGAGTCGAATCTCCGTCTGGTCATCAGCATTGGTAAGCGCTATATGCATCGAGGGTTCCCCTTCTCCGATGTCATCGAAGAGGGCAATCTAGGACTCATCAAGGCCGTCGAAAAATTCAACTATAAACGGGGGTTTCGCTTCAGTACCTATGCCTCCTGGTGGATCAGGCAGTATATCGAACGGGCCATTATCAATCAGGGGAAGCTCGTGCGATTGCCCGTGCATGTAGTGGAACGGCTCAACCGCTATCTCGCCAAGACAGAGCAGCTCGTTCAGGAGCTCGGACGAGAACCGACCGCGTCGGAAGTAGCGACAAGGATGAAGACGACGAATGAGACGGTGTTGGATCTGAGACAGGTGGTCCGTACGACCTGTTCGCTAGACAGTCCGATCAGTGAGAGTGGAGATACCTTCTTACGCGATGTGATTGAAGACCCCTCGTGTGTCTCGCCTGCCGATACAGCCGAGGGGGTGATGCGTCGGGCGGAAATGATGGAATGGGTGCAGGAGTTGCCTGAGAAGGAGCAAACGGTTATTATGTCGCGGTTTGGGCTCGATGGAAGTGAAGCCAAGACGTTGGAAGAGATCGGCCGGGAGATGGGGTTGACCCGTGAGCGGGTCCGGCAGATTGAAATGGCGGCTTTGGCGCGATTGCGGCATACCATCGAACGAAGGACCATGACACAATCCGACTTGCTCTGA